One segment of Saprospiraceae bacterium DNA contains the following:
- a CDS encoding Crp/Fnr family transcriptional regulator produces the protein MEMSNKLRLLEKLPVLSSLSAQELEQLAAIAHTRRVPKFQFIFMPDEPADHLYILGKGRVKTGTFSADGREVIKEILQPETLFGDLALAGEHKRSEFAQALHDEAEFLAIKVADFQKLMQQNQRLVFACLQHLTQRLQRVEDRLAKLVLKDARERIIEFLVETACKEGRRVGFETLLKHHLTQQDIANLTGTSRQTVTSVLNDLRKSNLIYFNRNSILIRDIEKLA, from the coding sequence ATGGAAATGAGCAACAAACTACGCCTCCTCGAAAAACTACCCGTGCTCTCCTCGCTCAGCGCACAGGAACTGGAACAACTCGCTGCCATCGCACACACTCGGCGGGTACCCAAATTTCAATTCATCTTCATGCCCGATGAGCCAGCCGACCATCTGTACATATTGGGCAAAGGTCGCGTAAAAACGGGAACTTTCTCCGCCGACGGCCGCGAGGTCATCAAGGAAATTCTCCAACCCGAAACGCTTTTTGGCGACTTGGCGCTGGCTGGTGAGCACAAACGAAGCGAATTCGCACAAGCCCTCCACGACGAGGCCGAGTTTTTGGCCATCAAAGTTGCTGATTTCCAAAAACTCATGCAGCAAAACCAACGACTCGTGTTCGCTTGTCTCCAACATCTCACCCAGCGCCTCCAGCGCGTGGAAGACCGGCTCGCCAAGTTGGTGCTCAAAGACGCGCGCGAGCGCATCATCGAGTTTTTGGTGGAAACGGCCTGCAAGGAAGGCCGGCGCGTCGGTTTTGAGACACTGCTCAAACACCATCTGACCCAACAGGACATTGCCAATCTGACTGGCACCAGCCGCCAAACAGTGACCTCTGTGCTCAATGACTTGCGCAAATCCAACCTGATATATTTCAACCGCAACAGCATCCTCATCCGCGATATTGAAAAATTAGCTTGA